Within the [Enterobacter] lignolyticus SCF1 genome, the region CTGAACATCAACAACCTGCGGGATATCAACAGCGACCGCGAAAACGGCAAGAACACGCTGGCGGTACGCCTGGGCCCGGTGAATGCCCGTCGTTATCACGCATGCCTGCTGATGGGGTCGCTGCTGTGTCTGGCGCTGTTTAACCTGCTGACGCTGCACAGCCTGTGGGGATGGCTGTTCCTTCTCGCCGCACCGCTGCTGGTTAAACAGGCGCGTTTTGTGCTGACGCACCTCGACCCGACCGATATGCCGCCGATGCTTGAGCGCACGGTAAAAGGAGCCTTATTGACTAACCTGCTGTTTGTCGTGGGGATTGTGCTGAGCCGTCTGGCGAGTTAACTGACAAATATCAATTAACAATTGATGATTTTGCCAACAACCGCGATAGCGCGATATACTGAAAACACTCGCAGCAACTGAACGTTAAGCCTATGAAATACGATACCTCCGAGCTTTGCGACATCTACCAGGAAGATGTCAACGTCGTGGAACCCCTGTTCTCCAACTTTGGTGGACGGTCGTCGTTTGGTGGACAAATCATCACGGTGAAATGTTTCGAAGATAACGGGTTGCTGTACGATATGCTCGAACAGAACGGCCGTGGCCGTATCCTGCTGGTGGACGGCGGGGGTTCTGTTCGTCGCGCGCTTATCGACGCCGACCTCGCCCGCCTCGCGGTGCAGAACGAATGGGAAGGCATTGTCGTCTACGGCGCGGTGCGTCAGGTCGACGATTTAGAAGAGCTGGATCTCGGCATTCAGGCGCTGGCTGCGATCCCGGTCGGCGCGGCTGGCGAAGGGATTGGCGAGAGCGACGTCCGCGTCAACTTCGGCGGCGTGACCTTCTTCTCCGGCGATCATCTCTATGCCGACAACACCGGCATCATCCTGTCGGAAGACCCGCTCGATATCGAATGATCGTCCAATAAAAAAGCCTTCTCGCTGAGAAGGCTTTTTTTTCATCTTCGCGCCAATCAGTACAGCTTTTTCGCGCAGTCCAGCCAGTCGGTCTTGAACGGACGCTTCATGTTTTCGATAGCGTCGATGATGTCATGGTGCACCAGTTTCTCGTTCTGGATGCCGACGCAGCGGCCGCCGTGGCCCTGCAGCAGCA harbors:
- the rraA gene encoding ribonuclease E activity regulator RraA, with the translated sequence MKYDTSELCDIYQEDVNVVEPLFSNFGGRSSFGGQIITVKCFEDNGLLYDMLEQNGRGRILLVDGGGSVRRALIDADLARLAVQNEWEGIVVYGAVRQVDDLEELDLGIQALAAIPVGAAGEGIGESDVRVNFGGVTFFSGDHLYADNTGIILSEDPLDIE